The Nitrospira lenta genomic interval TTCAGGAATCCGGAGATCGGCAAAGCGATCCTCGCGGATGATCCGCTCAACCGCATCGACACAGAGCCGATGCAGTGAAACCGTGGCGGATTCCAGGCAATCGATCTGTTGTGGAGAAAACTCATAGGCCACATCCTCTCGCCAATACCCTCCATCCTCACTGTGATAGGTGAGACCAATCCGGTCGAGTTGCGCAGGCCAATCAGCTCGCGGCGGCATCGCACGGCGATACATACCTATCGCCCCTCTTCCGGTTTATAGAATGATCCGCCGGTCCGGCCAAACCCGCCTCTTTCACACTCGTCCATCACCCCGTCATCAGGAATGCCGTTGGCCGGGCCGGGATCCGGCATCGTATCGGCACGATGCCCGGCCGCGATCCAGACCATCTCCCCCATGCCGTCGGCTATCGCCGCCAGACTCACCCGCACCTCAATTGATTGCCGCAGACGAGGAGCCACCACACCGGGCAACGGCCCATCCGGCCATTTCTTTACCATGGAGACCTTTCACACAAAAAAACAGGAAAACAAGGAAGGGACAGAGAGGCGGACTGACGCTCACAGCCTACGGGAACATCTTACACGGATTCTCGACAGGCAAGGTGGGCCAAATGCACGAACGTGCTGAGGGAAATCGACAGACTCGATAACCCGGTTCTTCCCGGTGCGGGAACCGTTACGAAACGCCCAGCACGTCTCGGAAGACTCCGGCAAGATCGTGGAGTGCGTTCTCTCCGTCGCCGACATAGACCGAGCCGTGCATCGTCGCCAGGGGATTGGGCTGGAGCGCTGCCAGCCGTTTCAACGTCGTATTCATGAACAGATCATAGAGGATGGGTCACGCCACAAAAACGACTAAGAAGCGGCGTGACCAGCGGATGCAATCCCGTCGGTTCTCGAATAAACCGCCTTCTCGATCCCGTTACTGTTAAGATGACACAGCTCATTCCGTTAGTCTCTCGCATTGATTGAAAGGAATCGCACTTGAATACAACAAAAGTCATCGCATCATGCATCGTACTTGCGCTCATCGGAACTCCGGCCATCTCCTTGGCAAAAGCCAGAGGCGGATCCGGCGGAGGCTTTTCCGGCGGGTCACGGAGCAGCAGCGCCTCAGGCAACATCGGCAGCCGCGGTTCACGCACCCACGACCAGAACGGCGCCCAGCCGATTCAACAGTCGGCGACCCCAAAGCCGGCCACAGCCACCCCGCCATCGACCGCAACAAGCCCGTCCCCCGCAGCCCAGCCGACACCGGCATCGCAACCATCCTTCTTGCAGCGCAATCCCCTCCTGGCCGGGATCGCCGGCGGCCTCGCCGGATCCTGGATCGGTCACATGCTCTTCGACGCCACGGAGAGCAGCGCAAAAACCAACGAAGCCGGCGACGCCGCTACTCAGACAGCCGGCGCATCCAGCAACAACGGCCTGCTCCTTTTCCTCATGGTCCTCGGAGCCGCCGCCGCTTATTATTTCCTGAAAGTCCGGCGAACGCCCGCCCCAGTGTTGTCCGGCATCACGCGGAGCAGCGCCGTCACCGGAAGCCTCTTGGCAGAATCCTCAACCGCCACCTTTCGGCCCGCGACGACTGATCTCGATATCACCATCGCGGACAAAGCAGCCTTTCAGCAACTCCTAACCGACATTCAGACCGCCTGGAGCAAGCAAGACCTGGCCGAACTGAAACACTTCGTCACACCGGAAATGCTCACCTACTTCAGTACCGCCTTAGCCGAGAATGTCAGCCTGGACATCGAAAACCGTGTGGAAGATGTCGTACTCGGACGAGCGGACGTCCGGGAAGCCTGGACCGAAAGCGCGATGCAGTACGCTACGGTGGGGCTTCACTGGAGCGCCCGCGACTATACCGTCTCAACCAAGAAGCAACGTGGAGAGCCGGGCTATCTCATCGAAGGCAGCGACGAGACACCGGCCGAGTCGAGTGAAGTCTGGACCTTTGTGCGATTCCAGAACGGCAAGTGGCTCCTGTCAGCGATCCAACAGTAACCAGTAGCGGAACACGGCAAGGCCGGCGGATCACCCGCCGGCCTTCTGCCAGATACACGGAGTCACGTAGTAGGCAACGAAGGAGAGGAGCACCCCGATGACCGCGCCGAAGAGATTGGCCACATAGAGTCCGGCAAAGGGAGACAGGAACACAATCAGAATCATCGTCAGCGCGAGAGACCGATGGCCTTCATAGAACTGCCTGCGGCGCTCAGAGTTGAAGTATCCAGTGAAGGATGTGTCAGGGCGAATGGGCATAATTGCAGCAGGGAAAGAATCGAGCACTCGGCGTGGGCCCCGGAACGAAAAGACCGCAAGAACCGATGAGCGTCCTGGCAATATGGACACCTTCTCTCATAGGCACACCAAACCCGTCCTCGCGTCTCACTCCCGATAGGCAAAAGAAATCATCGGGGTCCAGTGCTCGTTCCCATACCCATCGATAAAACAGGCCCGTCCTTGTAACAGCTCCCCCTTCTGCCTGACCGGAGGAAGAATCAGCCAATCCGCCCGCCCTTCCGTCAACCCGCGTGACGGAATATCGGTATGACCGTATAGATACCCCTGAGCCTGTCGTACGAGGATATTTCCTTCAACCCGGTGGGACGTGGGGATGAACCAATACCGGGCCCCATAGACCACCAAAGAGGTCTTCGGCACCAAGACCGGCTCTGCGCTGATATTCGTAAAGAAAAACTCCCCGACCACCTGCATGCAGGGCGCGCCGTCCTTCTGCCCCATCTCCCACCACACATTGGCGGCCTGCGCCGGCAACACGACCAGCGTGCGTTTCGGCACCTTCCAATAGACCCGCGCCACGCGCGCATTGAGCGCATCCAACCATCCGCTCATCCTCAGCTGCCAGAGGCGATACAGACCGCGGGTCAGCACGACCAAACAGACAACCGCCCCGATGAAAGCCAGGAATTGATCCAACCCGTCAACCATACCCATGCATCCTAGAGAAAACCCCGGCACCCGCTTCTCTCAAACCGGAGACGAAACCGCCGGGGGAATGTCCATACCAATTCTGCCTGCGGCCTGGCAACAACTATTTCGCCGGACGATGACGCTCACGCCGAATGAGCCTTGCACAAACTTGGAGTACCCCTCGAACCAGACGCGTACCCCAGTCACCACCCTCATTAGCGCGGAAGCTCGTCCGACAAGAGGCGTTGTGCTTGAGTAATCGCCTTCAGCAAGGCAGTGCGTTCCTTGTGTCGTTGCTTCGAGGCCGGCACGCCCGCCACAAACCGTTCCGCCGCAGCCGTCAGATTCTGCAGCATTTCGGTCACATCCTCTGACGCAGGAACTTGCGACATCGACGCCGCACGGGCCAGCGCGAGCCTTCGCCGGGGCCCCACATACATCTGCGGCGCAACCGGATTATCCTTTTCCAACTCAGGCCGTCGAAATACTCCCATGATTCCCCCTCCTCACGATCAGGCAATGAGCAATGACGCCCACTGTACTTGATTCCCAGCGAGAATGACATTGGGGGGCAAGAGGCCTACCGCTCCATCACGGCATTCTGACTCTCCTCATTCATCGAGCGCCCCTCATCATGCGTGGCAGGTTTTACGGTCGACGGATGCTTCTTCACTTCCGACGGCGCGGCGGGACGAGAGCCGGAGGCCCCGCAGCCGGTCACGACAAACAGGAACAGAGAAAGAACGAACGCAGTCAGACTCGACATAATGGCCTCCTTGAACCGAATAGCAGGTGGCGTGCGCCTGAGTCTCGCATGGAAAGGGGAGATCAGTCGAACGGAGGCGATGCCTTTGGAATGTCCGGCTATCTGCCGGTCTTGCTCGATCCAATTGCCACTCGATAGAGAGCCCCAGCTACCAGCGCGACGATCATCAGCCCAGGCCAGCCGCCGAACGGCGGCACATCGAAGAGAGTAAAGGGATCGGCACCGAGGCCTGGCCAGAGCGCGGTCAGCGCAATCGGGATCGCGAGCATGATTCCCATGAGGGCTTCACCCGTAATCAACCCGGCGGCGAAGAGCAGCCCCCGCCGCGAGGGGTCATCGCCCCACCCGGCCGCCCGTTTCACCAGTTCCGCGATCACCCCGCCCGCGAAAATGGCGGCGGAGAGCTTCAACGGCAGATACACGCCCAGCGCTACGGCGAGTACCGGAAGCCGGAAGTCGCTGCCGCGCCGTTCCAGCAGCCGGTCCGCGAATATCACTAGCACGCCGATCGCCGCGCCCAGCCCCACGAGCGGCCAGGGCAGCCCGGCACCGAACACGCTCCGCGTGAGACTCGCCATCAGCGTCGCTTGCGGGGCGCTCAACGGATGCGGATGCGCGACCGTCGGCTCGCCGATCCCATACTTAGCCTGCAGCAGCGACAGCACCGGCACCAACACCACGGCACCAGTCACGACGCCGACCACCTGCATCACCTGCTGCTTCCAGGGCGTCGCCCCGACCAGATGCCCCGTCTTCAAATCTTGCAGATTGTCGCCCCCCATCGCGGCGGCGCAACAGACGACCGCCCCAATCACCAGCGCCGCTGCCGGTCCGGCCGGATGTCCGGCCCCCATGAACAGCACGAGCAGGAGCGCGGCCAGCATGATCGTCGCAATCGTCACGCCCGACACCGGATTGCTGGAACTCCCCACCAGGCCGGCCATGTACGCGGCCACCGACGAAAATAAAAATGCCGCGACGACCATCACGAGCGTCATCAGAATGCCGATCATCGGATTGTCCACCACCGTCGTATAGATCCAGGCCATCGGGATCAGTGACAACCCAAAGGGCACCACGATCCACCAGAGCGACGCATCCTGTTCCGTCCTTGGCACCACCGTACTACCGCCGGACGCGCGCGATGCGTTATAACTGGCCCGGAGCGTCTGCAGACTCTGCCACACCGGCTCACGCAATCGCGTCAGCGTCCAAAGTCCTCCGGTCAGCATCGCCCCGATGCCGACGTAGCGGATCTGCCCGCTCCAGATCGCCATCGCCGCCGCCAGTCCCGTCTTGTCAGGCGGCAGGCCATGCAGCAGCCCATAGGCAGGCAGCAAAACCAGCCAACCCACCACACCACCGAGGAACACCACCACCGCCGTCGGCAGGCCGATGATAAACCCCACCGCCAACAACGCGGGCGAGAGATTGATCCCCGCATACATCACCGTGCGCCCGACCGTCGCAGCCCCTTCCAGCGCCTCCGTCCACAGGCGTAACCCGCTCTCGCCGAACTTCACCGCCCCGCCAATGAGCGCCGCCGACAACAGCGCCCGGAAATCGCCGGCCGAATGATCCTGTCCGGTCGTGCTTCGACCAGCCGCCGCGACCTTCAAGACCTCCGCCGTCGCCACCCCTTCGGGAAATCGCAAACGCGCCGTCACGATCAACGCCCGCCGCAACGGAATGGTAAAGAGCACGCCGAGCAATCCCCCGACCGTGGCAATCAGAACTGTCTGCCAGTAGTCGAAGACAGACCAATAGCCCACCAGCAGCAGCGCAGGAATCGTGAAGATAACCCCGGCCGCCAGCGCCTCGCCGGACGACGCAGCGGTTTGAACGATATTGTTTTCGAGGATGTTCGACTGCCGAAACAGGCGCAGAATCGCCATCGAAGCGACCGCAGCAGGAATCGAAGCCGACACGGTCATGCCGGCAAAGAGGCCCAGATAGGCGTTCGCGGCAGCCAATACGGCCGCGAGGATCACCGAGAGCACGACCGCTTTGAAGGTGATTTCAGGAAGCGACGCGGAAGCAGGTACGAGGGGCTGGTCGTCTTTCATAAGCCAGGTCGAACCGGGAAGACCGCGACCATACGATGAACCCGCATGCCGGTGGAAGACGAACTGCCGACCGATGCAACAGCGGTCCCATCATAACCCAGCGCAGAAAAAACGCAACCGAACGGTTCGAATACGGGCAATCGGCGGAAGGTCGGCTCGTCACTCAAGACCCAGCACCTGGTAATACCAAGGAGTGCGTTCTCTCGCTTCATTCCACGTATTCAGTGTTACCCGAATAACTGTTCCAATAACTGTTCACGAGTGATATCGAAATGTGCGGCCACATCGGCAAGAATGGCGGAGAGGGTACCGATGCGAAGCGGCGTATGCTGGGGAATTGTAAGATGATGCTCCCCATGCTCGTAGGTGGTGAGTCGAAGGTGACTGCCAGCTTGGCGGGTGGTCGAGTAACCGAGCTTGCGAAGGGCCTGTGCGAGATCGCTTCCGGACAGATCGCGGGGAAGCCTCATACGGCGATGACTTCCTCCCGCACATGGTGAAGGCGGACGACCTTCGGCGCCTGACCCTCCTCAAAGTGACAGCGGACAGCTTCACGGACTTTCTCCGGCAATTCAGCCAGGGTGTCCGCTTCTGTAAAGATCGACTCCCCGAGCGCGCGCGCAATATACCCGCCCTCAGGAGCCTCTTCCACGACAAAAATCAATTCACTCATAGCCATCTCTCATCAAGACCTGTGATGCACACATGGTAGTCCCGCGCACACTCAATGTCCAGCCTGCAACGGCTTAAGGACTTCAGGAGAGCACTTAAGACCAAGCACTCAGTCGAGGTGGGACCCACACAAGTAAAAGATTCTGATTCCGTTGCTCAGAACCAGCGGGAATTTCTTTGAGACTACGGTCGGGTCATGGCAAAATCCGCGCCTCATCGCACGAGCTTCTTTTTGATGGCAGCCAGGTTCTCAGGGGTCGATCGCACCCGGACCGTCAGGCCCTCGGCATCATAGGCTTCGGACAAGATACGCATCCTGGCGCGGATGTCGGCCATGACCCCTTGCGCTGTGAACGGAATCAGCAATTCCTCGTCGATCATATCGCTCTCAAAGTACCCCATAATGCGGTCGCGTAACGCCTGCAGATCTTCTTTGCTTCTCGTCGAAAGCAGAAAGGCGTCGGGATATTCCGCCTTCAAGGCCGCGAGCTCGTCCGGTCCAAGGCGATCTCGTTTATTCAGCACCAAGAGGTTGGAAACATCCGTGGCGCCGACTTCGGCTAATACCTTCCGCGTAACGTCGAGTTGTGATCGAAAGGAGGGATCTGACGCATCGACGACAAACAGCAACAGCGAGGCACTGGCGGCTTCATCCAGCGTCGACTTGAAGGACGCCACGAGGTCATGCGGGAGTTTCTTGATAAATCCGACCGTATCGGACATGAGCACTTTGGGGCGCGTGTCAGGATACAACGGCCGAATCGTGGTATCGAGCGTGGCGAACAGCTTGTCGGCCACGAGCACCTCGATGCCCGTCATCGCGCGCATCAGCGAGGATTTTCCGGCATTGGTATACCCGACGAGCGCGACGGTCAATTCGTGTTCCCGTCTCGCGCGGCGCGTCTGATGCTCGTCCCCAATCGCCGCCAATTCCGCCCTCAGTTCTTTCATGCGATCACGGATCCGACGCTTATCGAGCTCCAGACTCGTCTCCCCGGCCCCTTTGCCACCGACGCCCCCGCCCTGCCGCTCGCTGCCGCCGCCGGTTTCACGCAAACGCGGCGCGAGATAATTGAGCCGCGCGATCTCCACCTGAAGCCGGGCCGCTCTGGTTCGCGCGTGCCGGCTGAAAATCTCAATGATGACTCCCGTACGATCGAGCACCGGCACGCCGGCGGCACGTTCAAGATTTTTCAATTGTGACGGCGACAGATCACAATCCACGATGACGATCTGCGCCTGTTCGCGAGGACCCGGTACAGCCTCGATCGTGTCATCCGATTCGTCGTCTTCTAACTCGTCCGTGACGTCCACCTCCGCCGATTCGAACTTTGACGCCGCTTTGTGCTTCGGCCGTTCAAACGCCGACTCGATTTTTCCAGAACCACCGGTCCACAGTGCCAATTCGGCAAGTTTGCCCTGACCCAGGACCGC includes:
- a CDS encoding Tim44 domain-containing protein, which encodes MNTTKVIASCIVLALIGTPAISLAKARGGSGGGFSGGSRSSSASGNIGSRGSRTHDQNGAQPIQQSATPKPATATPPSTATSPSPAAQPTPASQPSFLQRNPLLAGIAGGLAGSWIGHMLFDATESSAKTNEAGDAATQTAGASSNNGLLLFLMVLGAAAAYYFLKVRRTPAPVLSGITRSSAVTGSLLAESSTATFRPATTDLDITIADKAAFQQLLTDIQTAWSKQDLAELKHFVTPEMLTYFSTALAENVSLDIENRVEDVVLGRADVREAWTESAMQYATVGLHWSARDYTVSTKKQRGEPGYLIEGSDETPAESSEVWTFVRFQNGKWLLSAIQQ
- a CDS encoding OPT family oligopeptide transporter; translation: MKDDQPLVPASASLPEITFKAVVLSVILAAVLAAANAYLGLFAGMTVSASIPAAVASMAILRLFRQSNILENNIVQTAASSGEALAAGVIFTIPALLLVGYWSVFDYWQTVLIATVGGLLGVLFTIPLRRALIVTARLRFPEGVATAEVLKVAAAGRSTTGQDHSAGDFRALLSAALIGGAVKFGESGLRLWTEALEGAATVGRTVMYAGINLSPALLAVGFIIGLPTAVVVFLGGVVGWLVLLPAYGLLHGLPPDKTGLAAAMAIWSGQIRYVGIGAMLTGGLWTLTRLREPVWQSLQTLRASYNASRASGGSTVVPRTEQDASLWWIVVPFGLSLIPMAWIYTTVVDNPMIGILMTLVMVVAAFLFSSVAAYMAGLVGSSSNPVSGVTIATIMLAALLLVLFMGAGHPAGPAAALVIGAVVCCAAAMGGDNLQDLKTGHLVGATPWKQQVMQVVGVVTGAVVLVPVLSLLQAKYGIGEPTVAHPHPLSAPQATLMASLTRSVFGAGLPWPLVGLGAAIGVLVIFADRLLERRGSDFRLPVLAVALGVYLPLKLSAAIFAGGVIAELVKRAAGWGDDPSRRGLLFAAGLITGEALMGIMLAIPIALTALWPGLGADPFTLFDVPPFGGWPGLMIVALVAGALYRVAIGSSKTGR
- a CDS encoding type II toxin-antitoxin system HicA family toxin, with protein sequence MRLPRDLSGSDLAQALRKLGYSTTRQAGSHLRLTTYEHGEHHLTIPQHTPLRIGTLSAILADVAAHFDITREQLLEQLFG
- a CDS encoding 2-oxoisovalerate dehydrogenase is translated as MSELIFVVEEAPEGGYIARALGESIFTEADTLAELPEKVREAVRCHFEEGQAPKVVRLHHVREEVIAV
- the hflX gene encoding GTPase HflX — translated: MSKPAQSNAVLVAIRTPRVTGEELESSLQELTRLVKTLGHHVVGQVTQKRSSDKYAAVLGQGKLAELALWTGGSGKIESAFERPKHKAASKFESAEVDVTDELEDDESDDTIEAVPGPREQAQIVIVDCDLSPSQLKNLERAAGVPVLDRTGVIIEIFSRHARTRAARLQVEIARLNYLAPRLRETGGGSERQGGGVGGKGAGETSLELDKRRIRDRMKELRAELAAIGDEHQTRRARREHELTVALVGYTNAGKSSLMRAMTGIEVLVADKLFATLDTTIRPLYPDTRPKVLMSDTVGFIKKLPHDLVASFKSTLDEAASASLLLFVVDASDPSFRSQLDVTRKVLAEVGATDVSNLLVLNKRDRLGPDELAALKAEYPDAFLLSTRSKEDLQALRDRIMGYFESDMIDEELLIPFTAQGVMADIRARMRILSEAYDAEGLTVRVRSTPENLAAIKKKLVR